A stretch of Exiguobacterium sp. BMC-KP DNA encodes these proteins:
- a CDS encoding glycosyltransferase, which yields MSDQKWKRQVMQQLSWVREEKKRLGSETTASSEALERLHGLDVLRIPTVRTSKNTATRYQQNSQRSLLDQLDVSRIPIRTTTRYYEKRPIEMAIVCSEFMYAYYEDAVHLHYVNSDTFDDVFKRPIDLFLVVSSWKGLRNDDWKGIATPQSKKRQRLLSMMQEVKAKGVPVVFQSTEDPSNYERFQDVAQAADYVLTSDEAMIPEYRVLCGHDRIMAMPFGINPLIHNPIGATRSRKKGVLFAGSWMAKYPERVKDTEMLFDGVMQSSHKLDIVDRNYHLDLLAYQFPERYQSRVAPAIPYDALQQVSKCYDWVLNLNSIKYSKTMCARRVYESQALGNLILSNYSIAVNNEFPNIFTVHDAQEATAILERTSQEDIERLRAEGLRAVMTNHTVFERMDQILALIGQVPEIQKRRLLVVIARDGEGIRQTIEGQSITPDEIISADALTDQLYNQADLVAWMDEQESYGEYYLEDLVNGFKYSDASIVRKGSQHPYQLYEESGSRNGTIVWRADIAFDMFQADELSGKTLLLDTLEWNEQAVVPTDQSPQLSVVVPIYNNGKHLTYKCFASLKRMDRFIESEILLVDDGSTDLATRQAVERLARRHENVRTYFFEIGGSGSASRPRNKGVEMARAEYVTFLDPDNEVLSDRYALLLQELEEDPTLDFAVGHMKKLAEKTSIIALPTIRKQGRVTCEDPKAFLMKHRFAVQSIQALVVRRTFLLEHQLEQVVGAVGQDSLFFQELMLRAKRVLLVNRVIHYYYAAVAGSTVNALTVKFFERSVVRERARAEKFARYGVLEEYKDTRFEHFFEYWYLVKLRYCSDKDFAPSVALLRTIIGFYEPITITNPLIRQFMDLADQQKTDRLQHLLLEEVQK from the coding sequence GTGAGTGATCAAAAATGGAAACGACAAGTCATGCAACAACTAAGCTGGGTCCGCGAAGAGAAGAAGCGACTCGGGAGCGAGACGACTGCAAGTTCAGAAGCACTCGAACGACTTCATGGGTTGGACGTTCTTCGTATTCCAACTGTTCGAACTTCTAAAAATACGGCGACACGTTATCAACAAAATAGCCAAAGATCATTACTTGATCAGTTAGATGTCTCGCGTATTCCGATACGAACGACGACACGATATTATGAAAAACGACCAATCGAGATGGCCATTGTTTGTTCTGAATTCATGTATGCCTACTATGAAGATGCTGTTCATCTCCATTACGTTAATTCAGATACATTCGATGATGTCTTCAAACGACCAATTGATCTATTTTTAGTGGTTTCTTCTTGGAAAGGACTTCGGAACGACGATTGGAAAGGAATTGCGACACCACAATCCAAAAAGCGACAACGTTTACTTTCGATGATGCAAGAAGTCAAAGCGAAAGGAGTCCCGGTTGTCTTTCAATCAACCGAAGATCCAAGCAATTATGAACGCTTTCAAGATGTAGCGCAAGCTGCAGATTACGTATTAACTTCAGACGAAGCAATGATTCCTGAGTATCGTGTCTTATGCGGGCATGATCGAATCATGGCGATGCCGTTCGGAATCAACCCACTGATTCATAATCCGATTGGAGCGACACGCAGTCGGAAGAAAGGGGTTCTGTTTGCTGGGAGTTGGATGGCAAAATATCCCGAGCGGGTCAAAGATACGGAGATGCTGTTTGATGGTGTGATGCAATCGTCACACAAACTCGATATCGTGGATCGGAATTATCATCTCGACTTACTGGCGTATCAATTTCCAGAACGTTATCAATCACGGGTTGCACCAGCGATTCCTTATGATGCTTTACAACAAGTCAGTAAATGTTATGACTGGGTCTTGAATCTGAACAGTATCAAATACAGTAAAACGATGTGTGCTCGTCGCGTCTATGAATCGCAAGCACTTGGAAATTTGATCCTGTCGAATTATAGCATCGCAGTCAATAATGAGTTTCCGAACATCTTTACGGTCCACGATGCACAGGAAGCAACAGCAATTTTAGAAAGAACATCACAAGAAGACATCGAACGGTTAAGGGCAGAAGGACTTCGCGCTGTCATGACCAATCACACGGTCTTTGAACGGATGGATCAGATTTTAGCCTTGATTGGACAAGTACCTGAGATACAGAAACGTCGTTTGCTTGTTGTCATTGCTAGAGACGGAGAAGGAATTCGCCAGACGATTGAAGGTCAAAGTATTACACCAGACGAAATCATCTCAGCGGATGCGTTGACGGATCAACTTTACAATCAAGCCGATCTTGTCGCTTGGATGGATGAACAGGAATCATACGGGGAGTATTATTTGGAGGATCTCGTCAATGGCTTTAAATATAGCGATGCGAGCATCGTCCGAAAAGGGAGTCAACATCCATATCAACTATACGAAGAAAGCGGAAGTCGAAACGGTACGATCGTCTGGCGGGCAGATATTGCGTTTGATATGTTCCAAGCAGACGAACTAAGTGGGAAGACGCTACTACTCGATACGCTTGAATGGAATGAGCAAGCGGTAGTTCCGACTGATCAATCGCCACAATTGTCAGTCGTCGTACCGATCTACAATAACGGTAAACACCTCACGTATAAATGTTTTGCAAGTTTGAAACGAATGGATCGATTTATAGAATCTGAGATTCTACTCGTAGATGATGGATCAACGGATCTAGCGACGCGACAAGCCGTGGAACGTCTTGCCCGACGACATGAGAACGTCAGAACCTATTTTTTTGAGATTGGAGGAAGCGGAAGCGCTTCACGTCCGCGTAATAAAGGGGTGGAAATGGCACGAGCTGAATATGTGACGTTCCTTGATCCAGATAACGAGGTGCTTAGTGATCGTTATGCCTTGTTGCTTCAAGAACTAGAAGAAGATCCAACACTCGATTTTGCTGTCGGACATATGAAAAAACTCGCTGAGAAGACGAGTATCATCGCTCTTCCAACGATCCGCAAACAAGGGCGCGTGACGTGTGAAGATCCGAAAGCTTTCTTGATGAAACATCGCTTTGCTGTCCAGAGCATTCAAGCACTCGTCGTACGTCGTACGTTTCTCCTTGAACATCAATTGGAGCAAGTCGTCGGTGCGGTCGGTCAGGACTCGCTATTCTTCCAAGAGTTGATGTTACGTGCAAAGCGTGTCTTACTCGTCAATCGAGTCATTCATTATTATTATGCGGCAGTGGCGGGTTCGACAGTCAATGCATTGACGGTGAAATTCTTCGAACGAAGTGTCGTCCGGGAACGGGCACGTGCGGAAAAATTCGCTCGATACGGTGTACTGGAAGAATACAAGGACACACGATTCGAGCACTTCTTTGAGTATTGGTATCTCGTCAAGTTGCGCTACTGCAGTGATAAGGATTTTGCACCGAGTGTTGCCTTGTTGCGCACGATCATCGGCTTCTATGAACCGATTACGATAACGAATCCGTTGATTCGCCAATTCATGGACCTTGCGGATCAACAAAAGACGGATCGTCTTCAACATTTATTACTCGAGGAGGTGCAGAAATGA
- a CDS encoding class I SAM-dependent methyltransferase, whose amino-acid sequence MMASIKTARPKDEIRAAYYDQLGGAFGKRVRARVHWVVRQAKGENILDIGCSGGIVPILLGREGKHVVGIDVLPEAIIEAKQALLEEPASVQEKIEFNEANIMAFASDIQFDTVLMTEVLEHIGEPERFIARAVSFIAPEGRLVITVPFGVNDYADHKRTYYLNRLLEQLTPFGKVETVERIDKWLGITIQVYREQKSGRSIQPSEVDWLEKAFEEVERLHLATIIDLKRKQQHQEQKVRSLEEQTNQLEDVQAELLLREQQLQNQLEQYKVLEEQYTVLLDRFEGSLVSNLELLEANASWKLKYRSLARSKLGKLVVRYWKFRGQLKQRRSRR is encoded by the coding sequence ATGATGGCATCAATCAAAACAGCACGACCAAAAGACGAAATCCGAGCTGCCTATTATGATCAGTTAGGTGGCGCTTTTGGTAAAAGAGTACGTGCACGTGTGCACTGGGTTGTTCGCCAAGCTAAGGGGGAGAACATTTTAGATATTGGTTGTTCAGGAGGAATCGTTCCGATTTTACTTGGACGAGAAGGAAAACATGTCGTTGGAATCGATGTGTTACCGGAGGCAATTATTGAAGCAAAGCAAGCGTTACTCGAGGAACCAGCGTCCGTACAAGAAAAGATCGAGTTTAACGAAGCAAATATCATGGCTTTTGCATCTGATATTCAATTTGATACGGTTTTGATGACAGAAGTACTGGAACATATTGGAGAACCGGAACGCTTCATTGCACGCGCCGTCTCCTTTATCGCACCAGAAGGACGACTTGTCATTACAGTTCCGTTTGGAGTTAATGACTATGCCGACCATAAACGAACTTATTATTTAAATCGTTTACTTGAGCAATTGACGCCGTTTGGCAAAGTCGAGACGGTAGAGAGAATCGATAAATGGCTCGGCATTACGATTCAAGTCTATAGAGAGCAAAAGTCCGGTCGATCGATTCAACCATCGGAAGTCGACTGGTTGGAGAAGGCGTTTGAAGAAGTGGAACGACTACATCTTGCAACTATCATTGACTTAAAACGTAAGCAACAGCATCAGGAGCAGAAAGTTCGCAGTCTAGAGGAGCAGACAAATCAACTCGAAGACGTGCAAGCAGAACTCCTCCTACGTGAACAGCAACTCCAGAATCAACTGGAGCAGTATAAAGTACTCGAAGAACAATATACGGTATTGCTCGATCGGTTCGAAGGGTCACTAGTATCAAATCTAGAATTGCTGGAGGCGAATGCATCATGGAAATTAAAATACCGGTCTCTCGCGCGGTCAAAACTCGGAAAACTCGTCGTTCGCTACTGGAAGTTCAGGGGCCAACTCAAACAACGCCGGAGTCGTCGATGA
- a CDS encoding glycosyltransferase family 4 protein — protein sequence MICQNFYPEIGSAANRMKNIFKRIEQAGSDVHVLTSEPLYPTAELYTDSMFWDEPSLDTAHVTRIQPRDVRATTNLWRRLRLFVEQFVLAVQEVRHDSNTYAYIYATTPSIFMGLVGVVAKHVKRAPLILDVRDLWPESLIGVGITKSRLLLTPLYWLEKWMYRQADQLVINSEGFRSYIEGRGIAPEKIHYIPNSIEENEWLIKRRKVSDQVRVVYTGNIGLAQDVFLLLDVAESLQKEQNICFQVVGYGYHKQTFEKLVKERGLTNIEFLDAMPRWDALKQLAKSDIAFATLVESTAFDTVTPGKIIDYMAMGCAIVGAVSGHAAYVIEEAGAGYVSVKRKKQEIVDHILELSRNPEKRAAMGKAGVAYVQEHFDWERNEQRLFAAIRQTRAQVEVAE from the coding sequence ATGATTTGTCAAAATTTCTATCCGGAAATCGGCAGTGCTGCGAACCGGATGAAAAACATCTTTAAACGGATCGAGCAGGCAGGTAGTGATGTCCACGTTCTGACATCAGAACCACTTTATCCAACGGCAGAACTTTACACAGACTCGATGTTTTGGGATGAACCGAGTCTTGATACAGCACACGTGACACGAATCCAGCCGCGAGATGTTCGAGCGACGACGAACCTCTGGCGACGTCTACGTTTATTCGTTGAACAGTTCGTACTCGCTGTCCAAGAAGTACGTCATGATTCGAATACGTACGCTTATATCTATGCGACGACTCCGTCGATCTTCATGGGACTCGTTGGTGTTGTCGCAAAACACGTCAAACGGGCTCCCTTGATTCTAGATGTACGTGATTTATGGCCGGAGTCACTGATTGGTGTTGGAATCACGAAATCGCGTTTATTACTCACGCCACTCTACTGGCTTGAAAAGTGGATGTATCGGCAAGCTGATCAATTGGTCATCAATAGTGAAGGATTTCGATCATATATCGAAGGACGGGGCATTGCTCCTGAAAAAATTCATTACATCCCGAACTCGATCGAGGAGAATGAATGGTTGATCAAACGTCGTAAAGTATCAGACCAAGTCCGCGTCGTCTATACAGGGAACATCGGTCTCGCTCAAGATGTCTTCTTGTTGCTTGACGTTGCAGAATCACTTCAAAAGGAACAAAATATCTGTTTTCAAGTCGTTGGTTACGGTTACCACAAGCAGACGTTTGAGAAGCTGGTCAAGGAGCGTGGATTGACAAATATCGAATTCCTTGATGCGATGCCGCGCTGGGATGCATTAAAACAACTTGCAAAGAGTGACATTGCGTTTGCGACACTTGTTGAGAGTACAGCATTCGATACGGTCACACCTGGAAAGATCATTGATTATATGGCAATGGGATGTGCGATCGTTGGAGCGGTATCGGGACATGCTGCGTATGTTATCGAGGAGGCTGGAGCTGGTTACGTCTCAGTAAAGCGTAAAAAACAGGAGATCGTCGATCATATTCTCGAGTTGTCGCGAAATCCAGAAAAACGCGCAGCGATGGGAAAAGCCGGAGTGGCTTACGTTCAAGAACACTTTGACTGGGAACGAAATGAACAGCGTCTCTTTGCGGCAATCCGACAAACACGAGCACAAGTGGAGGTGGCAGAATGA
- a CDS encoding glycosyltransferase, translating into MKRIGMFVWNTFTNDARVLRECTALVEVGHRVDLYCLNDGTLPGIEYLVSGFRVIRIDRTPPFAKWLPFFRKQKKLTLAVGLLGALLAPWLIPIGLVLFLLMRSRFVRYALYNSFGILRMTRAARKHEYDVMHANDVNTLPQAIGAARGAQIVYDSHEVQTDRTGYGSMQGKLERWLLRFVDQTIVENDTRADYHQKLYGTRPSVLHNYPFYEPIVPQPRPLHEELALAPDEPILLYQGGIQEGRGLERLIEAMPFIDRGTLIFVGDGKLKGKLMQLATQSSEKSRIRFIDKVPLAELPSYTAAATVGFQVLQNICFNHYSASSNKLFEYMAALIPVIAADLPEIRHVVETEGIGLIVDVESPQSIAAAVNRLVKDENLRRAMQERASVARRQYNWEQEKGRLLAVYDSILMGSRAN; encoded by the coding sequence ATGAAACGAATCGGAATGTTCGTCTGGAACACGTTTACGAACGATGCGCGGGTATTGCGAGAATGTACGGCTCTCGTCGAAGTAGGACATCGTGTTGATCTATATTGCTTAAATGACGGAACGTTACCCGGAATCGAGTATCTGGTATCTGGATTTCGCGTCATTCGAATCGATCGGACGCCACCGTTTGCGAAGTGGCTTCCATTCTTTCGAAAACAAAAGAAGCTGACGCTTGCTGTCGGATTGCTCGGCGCACTTCTCGCACCTTGGTTGATTCCAATCGGACTCGTACTCTTTTTGTTGATGCGAAGTCGTTTTGTCCGTTACGCCTTGTACAATAGTTTCGGGATTCTACGCATGACGCGTGCTGCGCGGAAGCATGAGTATGATGTCATGCATGCGAACGATGTCAATACGTTACCACAAGCGATTGGAGCGGCGCGTGGTGCACAAATCGTCTATGACTCGCATGAAGTCCAGACCGATCGGACAGGCTATGGTAGCATGCAAGGGAAATTAGAACGCTGGTTGCTTCGATTCGTCGATCAGACCATCGTTGAAAATGATACGCGTGCAGATTATCATCAAAAATTATATGGAACCCGACCATCCGTCTTGCACAATTATCCATTTTACGAACCGATTGTTCCGCAACCGCGACCGTTACACGAAGAGTTAGCGCTCGCACCAGACGAGCCGATTTTGTTGTATCAAGGCGGGATCCAAGAAGGACGTGGACTGGAGCGACTCATTGAAGCAATGCCGTTCATCGATCGAGGAACACTTATTTTCGTTGGAGATGGAAAGTTAAAAGGAAAGCTGATGCAACTGGCTACGCAATCATCGGAAAAATCTCGCATCCGCTTCATTGATAAGGTTCCACTTGCCGAATTACCAAGTTATACGGCAGCAGCGACGGTCGGCTTTCAAGTCCTTCAGAACATCTGCTTCAATCATTATTCCGCTTCTTCGAATAAACTATTCGAATACATGGCGGCGTTGATTCCTGTCATCGCAGCTGATTTACCGGAAATCCGTCATGTCGTCGAAACTGAAGGGATTGGATTAATCGTTGATGTTGAATCTCCACAGAGCATTGCTGCAGCGGTCAATCGTCTCGTGAAGGATGAGAACTTGCGACGGGCGATGCAAGAGCGAGCAAGCGTAGCAAGGAGACAATACAACTGGGAGCAAGAAAAGGGACGACTTCTAGCAGTATATGACTCGATTTTAATGGGATCTAGGGCAAATTAA
- a CDS encoding nucleotide sugar dehydrogenase, giving the protein MKLCTIGLGYIGLPSSAMFADHGTEVVGVDIDPQIVNLLNTGTIHIEEPGLEDVIKRVVASGKFRATLTPERADVFLIAVPTPNLNDTYKSCDLKYVISAVNNMLPFLEKGNVVIVESTIAPRTMDDHVRPLIEAAGFTIGEDIYVVHCPERVLPGQILHELIHNNRIVGGLTPACAEAGAAVYETFVQGEIVRTDAKTAEMSKLMENTFRDVNIALANELTQVCHQLEINVLDVIEMANMHPRVNLHHPGPGVGGHCLAVDPYFIVAKAPSLARIIHTARQTNVQMPQFVAEQAARLVGSRVRPKIAVFGVTYKGNVDDMRESPAVEVIEQLLDRGLDVAVCDPHVERSISTRFELVDEIEAIQGADLALVLVDHDEFKQFDSRRLANYMRTPLLFDTKGIVGKLDAVKVLNFGNLHTHRVTEVDAKAI; this is encoded by the coding sequence ATGAAACTTTGTACAATCGGACTAGGATATATTGGATTACCTTCTTCTGCGATGTTCGCGGATCACGGCACGGAAGTCGTAGGTGTCGACATCGATCCTCAAATCGTCAATCTTCTCAACACAGGAACGATTCACATTGAAGAACCAGGACTCGAGGATGTCATCAAACGAGTCGTCGCAAGCGGAAAATTCCGGGCGACACTCACGCCGGAACGAGCAGATGTCTTCTTAATCGCCGTTCCAACACCAAATTTAAACGATACGTATAAATCATGCGATTTGAAATATGTCATTTCTGCCGTTAACAATATGTTGCCATTCCTTGAAAAAGGAAATGTCGTCATCGTTGAATCGACGATTGCCCCTCGGACAATGGATGATCATGTTCGTCCCTTGATTGAAGCAGCAGGATTTACGATTGGTGAGGACATTTATGTTGTCCATTGCCCTGAACGTGTCTTGCCAGGACAAATCTTACATGAACTTATTCATAACAACCGGATCGTTGGTGGATTAACGCCAGCGTGTGCAGAGGCAGGTGCTGCCGTCTACGAAACGTTTGTTCAAGGTGAAATCGTGCGGACAGACGCAAAAACAGCCGAAATGTCGAAGTTGATGGAAAATACGTTCCGTGATGTCAACATCGCATTAGCGAATGAATTAACGCAAGTGTGTCATCAGCTTGAAATCAATGTCCTAGATGTCATTGAGATGGCGAACATGCACCCACGAGTGAACTTGCATCATCCGGGACCAGGTGTGGGGGGGCACTGTCTCGCAGTTGATCCCTACTTCATCGTCGCAAAAGCACCATCTCTTGCACGCATCATTCATACAGCACGTCAAACGAACGTGCAGATGCCGCAGTTCGTTGCTGAACAAGCAGCACGTCTCGTCGGTTCGCGTGTCCGTCCGAAAATCGCCGTCTTCGGTGTGACGTATAAAGGAAACGTCGACGACATGCGCGAGAGTCCAGCTGTTGAAGTCATCGAACAGTTGCTCGATCGCGGACTCGACGTCGCTGTCTGCGACCCACACGTCGAACGATCAATTTCAACACGCTTTGAACTCGTCGATGAAATCGAAGCGATCCAAGGCGCCGATTTAGCGCTCGTCTTAGTCGATCATGATGAGTTCAAACAGTTCGATTCTCGTCGTCTCGCGAATTATATGCGCACACCGTTATTATTCGATACAAAAGGAATTGTCGGTAAACTAGATGCGGTCAAGGTCCTCAACTTTGGTAACTTGCATACACACCGCGTGACGGAAGTGGATGCGAAAGCGATATGA
- a CDS encoding ABC transporter permease, whose protein sequence is MNALRTIGGELKDHLYLIFRLSLYETKSQYSMQYLGWFWEIMTPLLQIGVYWVVFGFGIRGGHPVDGIPFVFWLVSGLIAWFFIGSTIPSGSRSIYGRVALVSKMHFPLSTIPAYVILAQFYRHLAMIVLTIVLGSAFGYFPGWHTLELFYIVPAGVIFLYAVSLLLSALATMIRDVQNMVTSAIRMLMYLTPIMWIPPEHSLFKMLLMLNPLVYLIEGYRSALIGTGYLMDHIWYGAYFWSVTLGILLVGAAVHIRFRRYFIDYV, encoded by the coding sequence ATGAACGCGTTACGAACGATTGGAGGAGAGTTGAAAGATCATCTGTATCTGATCTTTCGGCTCTCGCTTTATGAAACAAAGAGCCAATACAGCATGCAATACCTTGGTTGGTTTTGGGAAATCATGACGCCACTTCTCCAAATCGGTGTTTACTGGGTCGTATTTGGCTTCGGAATTCGTGGTGGACATCCGGTTGACGGGATTCCGTTCGTCTTTTGGCTCGTCAGTGGATTGATTGCTTGGTTCTTTATCGGAAGTACGATTCCAAGTGGCTCTCGGTCGATCTATGGTCGGGTCGCGCTCGTCTCGAAGATGCATTTTCCGCTGAGTACGATTCCGGCATATGTCATTTTGGCGCAATTTTACCGACACCTTGCGATGATTGTCCTAACGATCGTTTTAGGAAGTGCTTTCGGATACTTCCCGGGTTGGCATACGCTCGAGTTGTTTTACATCGTTCCAGCCGGCGTCATCTTTCTCTATGCCGTCTCGTTATTATTATCGGCTCTTGCCACGATGATTCGAGACGTCCAGAACATGGTGACATCGGCAATTCGGATGCTGATGTATTTAACGCCAATCATGTGGATTCCACCAGAACATTCACTGTTCAAGATGCTATTGATGTTGAATCCACTCGTCTATTTGATTGAGGGATACCGCTCTGCCTTGATCGGAACCGGTTACTTGATGGATCACATCTGGTATGGTGCTTATTTTTGGAGTGTGACACTTGGTATCCTGCTCGTCGGAGCAGCGGTCCATATTCGTTTCCGACGCTACTTCATTGATTATGTATAG
- the wecB gene encoding non-hydrolyzing UDP-N-acetylglucosamine 2-epimerase, with amino-acid sequence MKRVMLVFGTRPEAIKMAPVVKALENRPDVEPIVVVTAQHREMLDQVLELFQITPDHDLDLMRPRQTLEEMTARILNAMRRVLEKEKPDLVLVHGDTTTTFAASLAAFYQQIPVGHVEAGLRTYEKYAPFPEEMNRQLTGVLADYHFAPTEQAAMNLRAENKQAPIIVTGNTVIDALKTTVSASYTHPVLTRLEKSGRKLVLLTVHRRENHLQLATIFDAIERLANDHPEIEIVYPVHPNPVVLEAAARLEHHPRIQLIEPLDVFDFHNLAARASFILTDSGGIQEEAPSLGVPVLVLRETTERPEGVEAGTLKLVGTNPERIYAMSHQLLTDEVFYQSMAKAANPYGDGQAAERIVDAIMSEVPV; translated from the coding sequence ATGAAACGTGTCATGCTCGTATTCGGAACACGACCTGAAGCCATTAAGATGGCACCTGTCGTAAAAGCACTTGAAAACCGTCCAGATGTCGAACCAATCGTCGTCGTAACGGCGCAACACCGGGAAATGCTCGATCAAGTACTCGAGTTGTTCCAAATCACTCCGGACCATGACTTGGATTTGATGCGTCCGCGTCAAACGTTAGAAGAGATGACAGCGCGTATCCTAAACGCAATGCGCCGTGTCCTCGAAAAGGAAAAGCCGGATCTCGTCCTTGTCCATGGGGATACGACGACGACGTTCGCTGCCTCCTTAGCGGCGTTCTATCAACAAATTCCAGTCGGTCATGTCGAAGCCGGATTGCGGACATATGAAAAATATGCACCGTTTCCGGAAGAGATGAACCGTCAATTGACAGGTGTGTTGGCGGATTATCATTTTGCACCAACCGAACAGGCGGCGATGAACTTACGTGCTGAGAACAAACAGGCACCAATCATCGTAACCGGCAATACGGTCATTGATGCACTCAAGACAACCGTTTCTGCAAGCTACACGCATCCTGTGCTGACGCGACTTGAGAAGTCCGGGCGAAAACTCGTTTTACTGACGGTTCACCGCCGTGAGAATCATTTACAACTGGCAACGATTTTTGATGCGATTGAACGGTTAGCAAATGATCATCCGGAAATTGAAATCGTTTATCCGGTCCATCCGAATCCGGTCGTGCTAGAAGCGGCAGCTCGCTTGGAACATCATCCGCGGATTCAGTTGATTGAACCGCTCGATGTCTTTGATTTCCATAACCTTGCAGCGCGCGCTTCCTTCATCCTGACAGATTCAGGTGGGATTCAAGAAGAAGCACCTTCACTCGGCGTTCCCGTTCTTGTCTTACGGGAGACGACGGAACGACCTGAAGGTGTCGAAGCAGGAACCTTGAAACTAGTCGGTACGAATCCAGAGCGCATCTATGCGATGAGCCATCAATTATTGACGGACGAAGTCTTCTATCAATCGATGGCGAAAGCCGCGAACCCGTATGGAGATGGACAGGCAGCGGAACGAATCGTCGATGCGATTATGAGTGAGGTACCGGTATGA
- a CDS encoding MBOAT family O-acyltransferase, with protein sequence MLFSSTIFLFLFLPAVLLVYYVLPRTFRNGWLLVASLFFYAFGEPRFALLMLLSVVINYFFALFVDFYRQRVGVKWIMFSMIAVNLGLLGWFKYSGFFVRSINESFGLSWFVPEVVLPLGISFYTFHAMSYVIDIYKGKEAVQKNPLDLALYIAFFPQLVAGPIVRYNTIASQIESRQETVSDFARGVRRFTIGLSKKLILANGCGQVADAVFNMKDLSMGLAWIGIIAYALQIYFDFSGYSDMAIGLALMFGFHFLENFNYPYISKSVSEFWRRWHISLGSWFRDYVYIPLGGNRVSPWRQYRNLAIVWMLTGLWHGASWTFVAWGAYYGIWIMLEKAFLGKWLERMPVVSTIWTLVLVLVGWVFFRSETFPEAVTYIQAMFVPDVLWDDRASYQLVQNGVLLFVACIAATPIPKYLGERVVVSLGKVGTTMQYGYAMLMLFLATSALVASTFNPFIYFRF encoded by the coding sequence ATGCTGTTTAGTTCGACGATTTTTTTATTTTTGTTCTTGCCGGCAGTACTGCTCGTGTACTACGTGTTACCTCGGACATTTCGTAACGGCTGGCTGTTAGTTGCCAGCCTGTTCTTTTATGCGTTCGGGGAGCCGCGCTTCGCCTTATTGATGCTACTCAGCGTCGTAATCAATTACTTCTTTGCCCTATTCGTTGATTTTTACCGGCAACGTGTCGGAGTGAAGTGGATCATGTTCAGCATGATCGCCGTCAATCTCGGATTGCTCGGCTGGTTTAAGTACAGCGGATTTTTCGTCCGCTCCATTAATGAATCATTTGGACTGAGTTGGTTCGTTCCGGAAGTCGTCTTACCGCTCGGGATTTCCTTTTATACATTTCATGCGATGAGTTACGTCATCGATATTTATAAAGGGAAGGAAGCGGTGCAAAAGAATCCGCTCGACCTTGCCCTTTATATAGCGTTTTTCCCGCAACTTGTCGCAGGTCCGATCGTCCGCTACAACACGATTGCAAGTCAGATCGAATCGCGTCAAGAGACGGTATCGGATTTTGCGCGGGGTGTTCGTCGCTTTACGATCGGACTATCGAAAAAATTGATTCTTGCGAACGGATGTGGTCAAGTCGCAGACGCTGTCTTTAATATGAAAGACCTTTCGATGGGACTAGCATGGATTGGAATCATTGCTTATGCCTTACAAATCTATTTTGATTTCTCTGGATATAGCGATATGGCGATCGGATTAGCACTGATGTTCGGATTCCATTTCCTAGAGAACTTCAACTACCCGTATATTTCAAAATCCGTGTCAGAATTTTGGCGTCGTTGGCATATCTCACTCGGCTCTTGGTTCCGCGACTATGTCTATATTCCGCTAGGAGGGAATCGCGTTTCGCCGTGGCGGCAATATCGAAATTTGGCGATCGTCTGGATGTTGACAGGCCTTTGGCATGGTGCGAGTTGGACATTCGTCGCCTGGGGTGCATATTACGGAATTTGGATCATGCTTGAGAAAGCATTTCTCGGGAAATGGCTGGAGCGCATGCCAGTCGTCTCGACAATCTGGACGCTAGTCCTCGTGCTCGTCGGTTGGGTATTCTTCCGTTCAGAGACGTTCCCGGAAGCCGTTACGTATATTCAAGCGATGTTTGTACCCGATGTGCTATGGGATGATCGGGCGAGTTACCAACTCGTTCAAAATGGTGTCCTGTTGTTTGTCGCGTGTATCGCGGCGACGCCGATTCCGAAATATCTCGGAGAACGTGTCGTCGTCTCTCTCGGGAAAGTCGGAACGACGATGCAGTATGGGTACGCCATGTTGATGTTGTTCCTTGCGACATCGGCACTCGTTGCGAGTACGTTTAATCCGTTCATCTATTTCCGGTTCTAA